The [Bacillus] selenitireducens MLS10 genome includes a region encoding these proteins:
- a CDS encoding phosphoglycerate kinase, with amino-acid sequence MNKQSIRDIDVKGKRVFCRVDFNVPMSEGQVTDDTRIRAAIPTIELLVEKGAKVILASHLGRPKGQVAEDLRLDPVAKRLSDLMQKEVYKVDEVVGSDAEKAVNGLEEGDVVLLENVRFEAGEEKNDAELAKQMAALADVYVNDAFGAAHRAHASTEGIAKHIPAVAGLLMEKELEVLGKAMANPERPFTAIIGGAKVKDKIGVIDNLLDKVDNLIIGGGLAYTFIKAKGYEIGTSLLEEDKIDLAKQFMEKAEKNNVNFYMPVDAVIAKEFGADVEADTVDIDKIPADQMSLDIGPKTLETYRKVISESRLVIWNGPMGVFEFEKFAAGTKGVAEALAEAENAYSVIGGGDSAAAVEKFHLADKMSHISTGGGASLEFIEGKELPGVVALNDK; translated from the coding sequence ATGAATAAACAATCCATTCGCGACATTGATGTTAAAGGAAAACGTGTCTTTTGCCGAGTAGATTTCAACGTACCGATGAGTGAAGGTCAGGTAACCGACGATACCCGAATCCGCGCAGCGATCCCAACGATCGAACTGCTCGTGGAAAAAGGGGCAAAAGTGATTCTGGCGAGCCACCTTGGCCGTCCGAAAGGCCAGGTTGCGGAAGATCTCCGTCTCGACCCTGTTGCCAAGCGTCTGTCAGATCTGATGCAAAAAGAAGTCTACAAGGTGGATGAAGTCGTCGGAAGCGACGCTGAAAAAGCCGTTAACGGACTTGAAGAAGGGGATGTTGTTCTTCTGGAAAACGTCCGCTTTGAAGCAGGTGAAGAGAAAAACGATGCAGAGCTGGCGAAGCAGATGGCCGCATTGGCTGATGTGTACGTCAACGATGCATTCGGTGCCGCTCACCGTGCGCATGCTTCCACTGAAGGCATTGCCAAACATATACCGGCAGTGGCAGGGCTTTTGATGGAAAAGGAACTTGAAGTACTGGGCAAAGCCATGGCAAATCCGGAACGTCCTTTCACAGCCATTATTGGTGGTGCGAAGGTTAAAGACAAAATCGGTGTCATTGACAACCTCTTGGACAAGGTTGACAACCTGATCATCGGTGGCGGACTTGCTTACACGTTTATCAAGGCGAAGGGCTATGAAATCGGAACCTCCCTGCTTGAAGAAGATAAGATTGACCTTGCCAAGCAGTTTATGGAAAAAGCAGAAAAGAATAATGTGAATTTCTATATGCCGGTTGATGCTGTGATTGCGAAGGAATTTGGAGCGGATGTGGAGGCAGATACTGTCGACATTGACAAAATCCCTGCCGACCAGATGTCTCTTGATATCGGACCAAAAACACTCGAGACGTATCGTAAGGTCATCAGTGAATCCAGACTCGTGATCTGGAACGGGCCAATGGGCGTATTCGAATTCGAAAAGTTCGCAGCAGGTACAAAAGGTGTCGCAGAAGCCCTGGCTGAAGCGGAAAACGCGTATTCCGTCATCGGCGGCGGTGACTCAGCGGCAGCCGTTGAGAAATTCCACCTTGCCGACAAAATGAGCCACATCTCCACAGGCGGCGGAGCGTCCCTTGAATTTATCGAAGGAAAAGAACTGCCGGGCGTCGTGGCATTGAACGACAAGTAA
- the tpiA gene encoding triose-phosphate isomerase, with amino-acid sequence MRKPIIAGNWKMNKTKSEAVEFLQAIKTAVPSADKVDSVVCSPHLYLDALVQEAAGTDVKIGAQNMYFEESGAFTGETSPMALNDLGVTYVVLGHSERRELFGETDESVNKKTHAAFSHGLTPIVCVGETLEEREANKTSDVVTLQVKEGLKGLTADQVKETVVAYEPIWAIGTGKTATSEDANETCGVIRKVIAGEFGQDVADAVRIQYGGSVKPANIKELLEQSDIDGALVGGASLEAESYLQLVEAGNE; translated from the coding sequence ATGAGAAAACCGATTATCGCAGGAAACTGGAAGATGAATAAAACGAAGTCTGAAGCAGTTGAATTTTTGCAGGCGATTAAGACCGCTGTACCGTCCGCGGACAAAGTGGACAGCGTCGTCTGCTCCCCGCATCTGTACCTCGATGCCCTCGTTCAGGAAGCAGCGGGCACGGATGTTAAGATCGGTGCACAGAACATGTACTTCGAAGAGAGCGGTGCGTTCACGGGTGAAACAAGCCCGATGGCACTGAATGACCTCGGTGTCACCTATGTGGTCCTCGGTCACTCCGAGCGCCGTGAACTCTTTGGAGAAACCGACGAGTCCGTGAATAAAAAGACCCACGCAGCCTTCAGCCATGGTCTGACACCAATCGTCTGTGTCGGAGAGACCCTTGAAGAGCGTGAAGCAAACAAAACGTCTGACGTTGTGACGCTTCAGGTGAAAGAAGGCCTGAAAGGACTCACGGCAGATCAGGTCAAAGAGACCGTCGTTGCCTATGAGCCGATCTGGGCGATCGGAACCGGCAAGACAGCGACTTCAGAAGATGCCAACGAAACATGCGGCGTCATCCGTAAAGTCATTGCCGGAGAATTCGGTCAGGACGTCGCGGATGCGGTACGCATTCAGTACGGCGGCAGCGTTAAGCCTGCGAACATTAAAGAGCTCCTTGAGCAATCTGATATCGATGGCGCCCTGGTTGGCGGCGCAAGCCTGGAAGCGGAATCCTATCTTCAGCTCGTAGAGGCTGGCAATGAGTAA